One stretch of Mycolicibacterium fallax DNA includes these proteins:
- a CDS encoding HhH-GPD family protein, with product MVDIVHPRSAGRALEAAELLAWFDEHARELPWRAPGVSAWQILVSEFMLQQTPVARVLPIWLDWVARWPTPSATAAAGPGEVLRAWGKLGYPRRAKWLHDCAVRIAAEHDDTVPDDVETLLGLPGVGSYTARAVACFAYRRPVPVVDTNVRRVVARAVDGVAEPGSPAPVRDEAAVAALLPADDVAPRFSAALMELGALVCTARAPRCGVCPLSSCRWREAGYPASTAPARRTQRYAGTDRQVRGRLLDVLRAATGPVTRGQLDLAWTTDPAQRDRALDSLLVDGLVEQTGAGLFALCGEG from the coding sequence ATGGTTGACATAGTGCACCCCCGTTCCGCGGGCCGCGCACTCGAGGCGGCCGAACTGTTGGCCTGGTTCGACGAGCACGCCCGTGAGCTGCCCTGGCGCGCGCCCGGGGTGAGCGCGTGGCAGATCCTGGTCAGCGAGTTCATGCTGCAGCAGACCCCGGTCGCCCGGGTGCTGCCGATCTGGCTGGACTGGGTGGCGCGCTGGCCCACCCCGTCGGCGACGGCGGCGGCCGGACCCGGCGAGGTGCTGCGGGCCTGGGGCAAGCTGGGCTACCCGCGCCGGGCCAAGTGGCTGCACGACTGCGCGGTGCGGATCGCCGCCGAGCACGACGACACGGTGCCCGACGACGTCGAGACGCTGCTCGGGTTGCCCGGCGTCGGCAGCTACACCGCGCGGGCGGTGGCCTGCTTCGCCTACCGCAGGCCGGTGCCCGTCGTCGACACCAATGTCCGCCGGGTGGTGGCCCGGGCGGTCGACGGGGTGGCCGAGCCGGGCTCGCCCGCCCCGGTGCGCGACGAGGCCGCGGTGGCCGCGCTGCTGCCCGCCGACGACGTCGCACCCCGGTTCTCCGCGGCGCTGATGGAGCTCGGCGCGCTGGTGTGCACGGCCCGGGCGCCGCGCTGCGGGGTGTGCCCGCTGTCGTCGTGCCGGTGGCGCGAGGCCGGTTATCCGGCGTCGACGGCCCCGGCCCGGCGGACCCAGCGCTACGCGGGCACCGACCGGCAGGTCCGCGGCCGGCTGCTGGATGTGCTGCGGGCGGCCACCGGCCCGGTCACCCGCGGTCAGCTCGACCTGGCCTGGACCACCGACCCCGCCCAGCGGGATCGGGCGCTGGATTCGCTGCTCGTCGACGGGCTGGTGGAGCAGACCGGCGCCGGACTGTTCGCGCTGTGCGGTGAGGGTTAG
- a CDS encoding carbonic anhydrase, protein MPNSNPISAWKALREGNQRFVAGKPDHPSQSIDHRASLAATQRPTAVVFGCGDSRVAAEIIFDQGLGDMFVVRTAGHVLDSAVLGSIEYAVTILRVPLIVVLGHDSCGAVSAALDVLDGGEVPPGYIRDVVERVTSSVLLGRRDGLKTVDEFEARHVLETGAQLVARSAAISEGVEAGTLAIVGVTYHLADGRASLRGHLGDIGDVDQG, encoded by the coding sequence ATGCCCAATTCGAATCCGATCTCCGCGTGGAAGGCACTCCGGGAGGGTAACCAGCGCTTCGTCGCCGGTAAGCCCGACCACCCCAGCCAGAGCATCGATCACCGCGCCAGCCTGGCCGCCACCCAGCGACCGACCGCGGTGGTGTTCGGCTGCGGGGACTCCCGGGTGGCCGCGGAGATCATCTTCGATCAGGGCCTCGGCGACATGTTCGTGGTCCGCACCGCCGGGCACGTGCTGGATTCCGCGGTGCTCGGTTCCATCGAGTACGCGGTGACCATCCTGCGGGTGCCGCTGATCGTGGTGCTCGGCCACGACAGCTGCGGTGCGGTCAGCGCCGCCCTCGACGTGCTCGACGGTGGGGAGGTGCCGCCGGGCTACATCCGCGACGTGGTCGAGCGGGTCACCTCCTCGGTGCTGCTGGGCCGGCGCGACGGGCTCAAGACCGTCGACGAGTTCGAGGCCCGGCACGTGCTGGAGACCGGTGCCCAGCTGGTCGCCCGCTCCGCCGCGATCAGCGAGGGCGTGGAGGCCGGCACCCTGGCGATCGTCGGGGTCACCTACCACCTGGCCGACGGCCGCGCCTCGCTGCGCGGGCACCTCGGCGACATCGGCGACGTCGACCAGGGCTAG
- the disA gene encoding DNA integrity scanning diadenylate cyclase DisA, with product MSSNKPALRPTLTRLAPGTPLRDGLERILRGRTGALIVLGYDERVEAVCDGGFALDVRFAPTRLRELSKMDGAVVLSDDGDRIVRANVQLVPDPSIPTEESGTRHRSAERTAVQTGCPVISVSHSMNMVTVYVAGERHVLADSATILNRANQAIATLERYKTRLDEVSRELSAGEIEDFVTLREVMTVVQRLEMVRRIGAEIDNDVVELGTDGRQLRLQLEELLGGNDTDRELIVRDYHAHPQAPSKTQVAATLEELDTLSDTDLLDFTALARVFGYPPTVEAQDSAVSPRGYRAMAAIPRLQFAHVDLLVRTFGSLQGLLAASATDLQSVDGIGAMWARHVREGLSQLAESTIADRLA from the coding sequence GTGAGCAGTAACAAGCCCGCGCTGCGCCCCACCCTGACCCGGCTGGCGCCCGGCACCCCGCTGCGCGACGGTCTGGAGCGGATCCTGCGCGGACGCACCGGCGCGCTGATCGTGCTGGGTTATGACGAGCGGGTCGAGGCGGTCTGCGACGGCGGCTTCGCCCTGGACGTCCGGTTCGCCCCGACCCGGCTGCGGGAGCTGTCCAAGATGGACGGCGCGGTGGTGCTCTCCGACGACGGCGACCGGATCGTGCGGGCCAACGTGCAGCTGGTGCCGGATCCGTCGATCCCCACCGAGGAGTCCGGCACCCGGCACCGCTCGGCCGAGCGCACCGCGGTGCAGACCGGCTGCCCGGTCATCTCGGTGAGCCACTCGATGAACATGGTCACCGTCTACGTCGCCGGGGAACGCCACGTGCTGGCCGATTCGGCGACCATCCTGAACCGGGCCAACCAGGCGATCGCCACCCTAGAGCGCTACAAGACCCGGCTCGATGAGGTCAGCCGCGAGCTGTCCGCCGGGGAGATCGAGGACTTCGTCACGCTGCGCGAGGTGATGACGGTGGTGCAGCGCCTGGAGATGGTGCGCCGGATCGGCGCCGAGATCGACAATGACGTCGTCGAGCTGGGCACCGACGGCCGACAGCTGCGGCTGCAGCTGGAAGAGCTGCTCGGCGGCAACGACACCGACCGGGAACTGATCGTGCGGGACTATCACGCCCACCCGCAGGCGCCGTCGAAGACGCAGGTCGCCGCGACGCTGGAGGAGCTCGACACGCTCTCGGACACCGACCTGCTGGACTTCACCGCGCTGGCCCGGGTGTTCGGCTACCCGCCGACGGTGGAGGCCCAGGATTCCGCGGTCAGCCCGCGCGGCTACCGGGCGATGGCCGCCATCCCGCGGCTGCAGTTCGCCCACGTCGACCTGCTGGTGCGCACCTTCGGCTCGCTGCAGGGGCTGCTGGCGGCCAGCGCCACCGACCTGCAGTCGGTCGACGGGATCGGCGCGATGTGGGCCCGGCACGTCCGGGAGGGACTGTCCCAGCTGGCCGAGTCGACGATCGCCGACCGGCTGGCCTGA